A genomic segment from Nicotiana sylvestris chromosome 1, ASM39365v2, whole genome shotgun sequence encodes:
- the LOC138869687 gene encoding uncharacterized protein produces MVDFDIILGIDWLSPYHAILDCNAKIVTLALPGLPHLQWRRTLGHSTSRVISYMKARRMVDKGCLAYLAYVCDSSAEVPLIDSVPVVCEFPKIFPSDLLGMPPDRDIDFCIDLAPGTQPISILPYCMAPPELKELKEQL; encoded by the coding sequence atggttgattttgatatcatattggggattgactggttatcaccttaccacgctatcttggattgtaatgctaagattgtgaccttagccttgccggggttgcctcatTTGCAGTGGAGaaggactcttggtcattctaccagcagggttatctcatatatgaaggctcggcgtatggttgataagggatgtttggcatatttggcatatgtttgtgattctagtgctgaggttcctcttATAGATTCTGTAcctgttgtttgtgagtttcctaagatatttccttcagacctactgggtatgccacccgacagggatattgacttttgcattgatctggctccgggcactcaacctatttctatccTGCCATATTGCATGGCtccaccagagttgaaagaactgaaggagcagttgtaa